The following coding sequences are from one Pelmatolapia mariae isolate MD_Pm_ZW linkage group LG4, Pm_UMD_F_2, whole genome shotgun sequence window:
- the mrc2 gene encoding C-type mannose receptor 2 isoform X2, which produces MQSKRSYRNKESGATWTNRQLILYKCTLYLFIFSLELKRSVTAPAKSDDFAFYLEGEGKCLGVQDRSLALSAACEEPNQRWKWVTRRRLFNLGSSLCLGVIANNGSLKLDKFPLGVYTCDREPPKVRWSWNCGQVLDNFNSYFPSDLPWNLTVVHSKWTLHAGLQDLCSKTNQEIYTIQGNSNGRPCYLPFLYDGQWFHTCTSTGREDGHLWCATTYDYGKDELWGFCPVKSNGCETFWDTDPVTDSCYQFNFQATLSWSEARISCQQQGADLLSITKLHEQTYINGLLTGYSAALWIGLNDLDISGGWQWADSSPLKYLNWEQEQPNHAEEKNCAVIRTESSGRWQNRDCSVALPYVCKKRPNATLDPFTTDSWADDEKYECDVGWQAFQAGCYKLTSEKTDWNTAQKTCQKMEANLVSIHTLPELEFIIRDLKKDTEQLWIGLHDTDMQMDFQWTDHTPVIFTYWHPFEPNNFRNTQEDCVSMWGPEGRWDDSPCNLTLPSICKKPGTKSDGKPQHQQCKKGWKWHSPACYWVGEEMLTFDGARKFCEDQGATLITITNRFEQAFASSLVFGRSGDSFWIGLRNKGNHGAFQWITNDEVSYTHWNRDQPANISSGCVSMATDTEPGLWDVRECASSKAKFICRQNQNTSVSPELPVPQPTPSLSGSCPSGWKSNSNLRYCYKVFHFSQLEQKLTWMRAHNFCRKHGANLLSISGPEEEQFVLQILHEAFGESEEHEQHWFWIGLNRRNPMDNGSWKWSDGLALTYQNFGRYYYNIRQCAAADLGSMTWLAMHCDSELDWICKIPRGSVEKVPEITEGTSSPEWIGFREAEYKFFDHRSTWDQAKRICSWFDSSLASVHSAEEQTFLANTLRKMSKVEGDLWWLGLHTYENDGRFRWSDHSVLNYVAWALGRPLPISRDRKCICMSANKEDWADQKCHSDLPYICKRVNVTGTTPPTPPSPHPPSGCRDGWSSFQHKCFRVFDQSNRVTWSAARLNCESQGGVLAVISNHLQQAFVTTLLKNASTELWVGLTSDSKANFKWAKAGLLSYTNWAPGEPLDNSGPHQNKTPGNCVVMYHENWQKKTGMWASRACEMESHGFICQRQQDQGLPPAPALIPASLSKPVELGGVTYRVVKKSLDWTGALHLCESLNGTLARVKDPFQQGYLTLLINGLRQPAWTGLYNYGGRSFTWLNNEDVIYSNWNDGEPSLMAGCGHMTTTGQWTVTPCDSRLDAAICQMSDEPVIHQWIYPGMCPQSLGEWAWVPFRNHCYAFNLQLLRLQDDAHRSCKKIGAELLSIMDETENGFVWEHIQSYAEQAHGAWLGVSVKGRGLVWTEGTEMLYTNWEGHDVASSVLSINSCFWIQSNTGRWKPGSCRNRTHGVICKRPRSAEILTSDDSHRLPTLIVVMVAGLVLVVLIVGVIYFYRHRTVGSRGSYEGARYSRTNSNSAEQAEKNILVSDMELNEQPE; this is translated from the exons CACCTGCCAAGTCTGATGATTTTGCTTTCTACCTTGAGGGCGAGGGCAAGTGCCTGGGGGTGCAGGATCGCTCCCTTGCTCTGTCAGCCGCTTGTGAGGAACCCAACCAGCGCTGGAAATGGGTGACTCGAAGGCGGCTGTTCAATTTGGGCTCCTCCTTGTGCCTGGGTGTGATCGCTAATAACGGCAGCTTGAAGTTGGATAAATTTCCTTTAGGAGTATACACCTGTGATCGCGAACCCCCCAAAGTACGCTGGAGCTGGAACTGTGGCCAAGTGCTGGACAACTTCAACAGCTATTTTCCATCGGATCTACCCTGGAATCTGACAGTAGTCCATTCCAAATGGACTCTACACGCTGGGCTGCAAGATCTGTGCTCCAAAACAAATCAGG AGATCTATACAATTCAGGGGAACTCTAATGGTCGCCCCTGCTACCTGCCCTTCCTTTATGATGGCCAGTGGTTCCACACTTGTACCAGCACTGGCCGTGAAGATGGCCATCTTTGGTGTGCCACCACCTATGACTATGGCAAAGACGAGCTTTGGGGATTCTGTCCTGTCAAGA GTAATGGCTGTGAAACTTTCTGGGATACTGACCCGGTCACAGACAGCTGTTACCAGTTTAACTTCCAGGCAACCCTATCATGGAGTGAGGCTCGGATCAGTTGCCAGCAGCAGGGGGCAGACCTGCTAAGCATCACCAAGCTGCATGAGCAGACCTACATTAATG gTTTACTCACTGGTTACAGTGCTGCTTTGTGGATTGGCCTCAATGACCTGGACATCAGTGGAGGCTGGCAGTGGGCCGACTCCTCACCACTCAAGTATCTCAACTGGGAGCAAG AACAGCCAAATCACGCTGAAGAGAAGAACTGTGCTGTAATAAGAACTGAGTCATCAGGTCGTTGGCAAAACCGCGATTGTTCAGTTGCTCTTCCGTATGTCTGCAAGAAAAGACCCAACGCCACCCTTGACCCCTTCACCACTG ATTCATGGGCAGATGATGAGAAATATGAGTGTGATGTGGGCTGGCAGGCCTTCCAGGCTGGTTGCTATAAGCTTACTTCAGAGAAAACTGACTGGAATACAGCTCAGAAAACGTGCCAGAAAATGGAGGCCAACCTTGTTAGCATCCACACTCTACCTGAGCTGGAGTTCATCATACGTGACCTGAAGAAAG acaCTGAGCAATTGTGGATAGGGCTCCATGACACTGACATGCAAATGGACTTCCAATGGACTGATCACACTCCTGTTATCTTCACCTACTGGCATCCCTTTGAACCCAATAACTTCCGCAACACCCAGGAAGATTGCGTCTCCATGTGGGGACCT GAGGGCCGCTGGGATGACAGCCCTTGTAATCTGACCCTGCCCTCCATCTGCAAGAAACCAGGAACAAAGAGTGATGGGAAGCCACAGCACCAACAGTGTAAAAAG GGCTGGAAGTGGCACAGTCCTGCTTGTTACTGGGTGGGAGAAGAAATGCTCACCTTTGATGGAGCCAGAAAGTTCTGCGAGGACCAAGGAGCCACACTTATTACTATCACTAACAG GTTTGAGCAAGCCTTCGCCAGCAGCCTGGTGTTCGGGCGCTCTGGAGATTCCTTTTGGATTGGTCTCCGTAACAAGGGAAATCACGGTGCTTTCCAGTGGATTACCAATGATGAAGTGTCCTACACCCACTGGAATCGAGACCAGCCAG CCAACATTAGTAGCGGCTGTGTTTCTATGGCGACGGACACAGAACCAGGTCTGTGGGATGTGAGGGAGTGTGCATCATCAAAGGCCAAATTCATCTGCCGTCAGAACCAGAACACATCTGTGAGCCCCGAGCTCCCCGTCCCTCAGCCCACCCCGAGCCTCAGCGGGTCCTGTCCCAGCGGCTGGAAGAGCAACAGCAACCTACGCTACTGTTACAAG GTGTTTCATTTCTCCCAGCTGGAGCAGAAGTTAACTTGGATGCGGGCTCATAATTTCTGCAGGAAACACGGAGCCAACCTGCTGAGTATCAGTGGCCCTGAGGAGGAGCAGTTTGTTCTGCAGATCCTCCATGAGGCTTTTGG GGAGTCAGAGGAACATGAGCAGCACTGGTTCTGGATTGGACTGAATCGCAGGAACCCCATGGACAATGGAAGCTGGAAGTGGAGTGATGGACTAGCT TTAACATACCAGAACTTTGGTCGGTACTACTACAACATACGGCAGTGTGCTGCGGCAGACTTGGGTAGTATGACTTGGCTGGCCATGCACTGTGATTCTGAGTTAGACTGGATTTGCAAGATCCCTAGAG GTAGTGTTGAGAAGGTACCAGAAATCACTGAAG GCACCAGTTCACCTGAATGGATTGGCTTCCGGGAGGCTGAGTATAAGTTTTTTGACCACCGTAGCACCTGGGACCAAGCCAAGAGGATTTGCTCCTGGTTTGATTCCTCATTGGCCTCGGTTCACTCAGCAGAGGAGCAGACGTTCCTGGCCAACACTTTACGCAAG ATGTCAAAGGTGGAAGGTGACCTCTGGTGGCTGGGACTTCACACCTATGAAAATGACGGCCGCTTCCGATGGTCTGATCACTCGGTGTTAAATTATGTGGCCTGGGCCCTTGGCAGGCCGCTCCCAATCAGCCGAGATCGGAAATGCATCTGCATGTCAGCCAACAAAG AGGACTGGGCTGATCAAAAGTGCCACTCTGACCTGCCTTACATCTGTAAGAGAGTGAATGTCACAGGGACCACTCCTCCAACTCCACCATCCCCTCATCCACCATCAGGGTGTCGTGATGGATGGTCTTCCTTTCAGCATAAG TGTTTCAGAGTATTTGATCAGTCAAACCGAGTAACATGGTCCGCAGCCAGGCTAAACTGTGAGAGTCAGGGAGGTGTCCTGGCAGTGATATCCAATCATTTGCAGCAAG CTTTTGTCACCACTTTGCTGAAGAACGCCAGCACTGAACTTTGGGTGGGTCTGACTTCAGACTCTAAAGCAAATTTCAAATGGGCCAAAGCTGGCCTGCTCAGCTACACAAATTGGGCACCTGGCGAGCCTCTCGACAACAGCGGACCACACCAGAACAAGACGCCG GGAAACTGTGTGGTGATGTATCATGAAAACTGGCAGAAGAAAACAGGCATGTGGGCTTCTCGAGCCTGTGAGATGGAAAGTCATGGCTTCATCTGTCAAAGACAACAAG ACCAAGGTCTCCCTCCGGCTCCGGCCCTCATTCCTGCCTCCCTGTCTAAGCCTGTGGAGCTGGGGGGAGTGACGTACCGAGTAGTGAAAAAAAGCCTGGATTGGACTGGTGCTCTGCACCTCTGTGAATCTTTGAATGGGACTCTTGCCAGGGTGAAGGATCCGTTCCAGCAAGGTTACCTCACACTGCTTATAAACGGCTTGCGCCAGCCAGCCTGGACTGGGCTTTACAACTATGGA GGAAGGAGCTTTACCTGGCTGAATAATGAAGATGTCATATATTCAAACTGGAATGATGGAGAGCCTAGTCTGATGGCTGGATGTGGTCACATGACCACCACAGGGCAATGGACTGTGACTCCCTGTGATTCGAGACTGGATGCTGCTATCTGTCAAATGAGTG aTGAGCCTGTGATTCATCAGTGGATCTACCCTGGCATGTGCCCCCAGTCTCTGGGAGAGTGGGCTTGGGTCCCTTTCAGAAACCACTGTTACGCCTTCAATTTGCAGCTGCTTAGACTGCAGGATGATGCACATAGATCCTGCAAAAAAA TCGGAGCAGAACTTCTCTCTATCATGGATGAGACAGAGAATGGATTTGTATGGGAGCACATCCAGAGTTATGCAGAACAGGCACATGGAGCTTGGCTGGGTGTCAGCGTGAAAG GTAGAGGTCTAGTGTGGACCGAGGGCACAGAGATGCTGTATACCAACTGGGAGGGACATGATGTCGCTTCTTCTGTGCTCTCCATCAACTCCTGCTTCTGGATCCAGAGCAACACTGGTCGATGGAAGCCGGGCTCCTGTAGAAATCGCACACACGGAGTCATCTGCAAACGGCCTCGCA GTGCTGAAATCTTAACTTCAGACG ATAGTCACCGCCTGCCCACGCTGATTGTTGTTATGGTAGCGGGCCTGGTGCTTGTGGTGCTGATTGTTGGCGTGATCTACTTCTACCGCCACCGAACTGTTGGATCGCGGGGCTCTTATGAAGGGGCCCGCTACAGCCGCACCAACTCCAACAGTGCAGAACAGGCCGAGAAGAATATCTTGGTGTCTGACATGGAGTTGAATGAGCAGCCAGAGTAG
- the mrc2 gene encoding C-type mannose receptor 2 isoform X1, whose amino-acid sequence MQSKRSYRNKESGATWTNRQLILYKCTLYLFIFSLELKRSVTAPAKSDDFAFYLEGEGKCLGVQDRSLALSAACEEPNQRWKWVTRRRLFNLGSSLCLGVIANNGSLKLDKFPLGVYTCDREPPKVRWSWNCGQVLDNFNSYFPSDLPWNLTVVHSKWTLHAGLQDLCSKTNQEIYTIQGNSNGRPCYLPFLYDGQWFHTCTSTGREDGHLWCATTYDYGKDELWGFCPVKSNGCETFWDTDPVTDSCYQFNFQATLSWSEARISCQQQGADLLSITKLHEQTYINGLLTGYSAALWIGLNDLDISGGWQWADSSPLKYLNWEQEQPNHAEEKNCAVIRTESSGRWQNRDCSVALPYVCKKRPNATLDPFTTDSWADDEKYECDVGWQAFQAGCYKLTSEKTDWNTAQKTCQKMEANLVSIHTLPELEFIIRDLKKDTEQLWIGLHDTDMQMDFQWTDHTPVIFTYWHPFEPNNFRNTQEDCVSMWGPEGRWDDSPCNLTLPSICKKPGTKSDGKPQHQQCKKGWKWHSPACYWVGEEMLTFDGARKFCEDQGATLITITNRFEQAFASSLVFGRSGDSFWIGLRNKGNHGAFQWITNDEVSYTHWNRDQPANISSGCVSMATDTEPGLWDVRECASSKAKFICRQNQNTSVSPELPVPQPTPSLSGSCPSGWKSNSNLRYCYKVFHFSQLEQKLTWMRAHNFCRKHGANLLSISGPEEEQFVLQILHEAFGESEEHEQHWFWIGLNRRNPMDNGSWKWSDGLALTYQNFGRYYYNIRQCAAADLGSMTWLAMHCDSELDWICKIPRGSVEKVPEITEGTSSPEWIGFREAEYKFFDHRSTWDQAKRICSWFDSSLASVHSAEEQTFLANTLRKMSKVEGDLWWLGLHTYENDGRFRWSDHSVLNYVAWALGRPLPISRDRKCICMSANKEDWADQKCHSDLPYICKRVNVTGTTPPTPPSPHPPSGCRDGWSSFQHKCFRVFDQSNRVTWSAARLNCESQGGVLAVISNHLQQAFVTTLLKNASTELWVGLTSDSKANFKWAKAGLLSYTNWAPGEPLDNSGPHQNKTPGNCVVMYHENWQKKTGMWASRACEMESHGFICQRQQDQGLPPAPALIPASLSKPVELGGVTYRVVKKSLDWTGALHLCESLNGTLARVKDPFQQGYLTLLINGLRQPAWTGLYNYGGRSFTWLNNEDVIYSNWNDGEPSLMAGCGHMTTTGQWTVTPCDSRLDAAICQMSDEPVIHQWIYPGMCPQSLGEWAWVPFRNHCYAFNLQLLRLQDDAHRSCKKIGAELLSIMDETENGFVWEHIQSYAEQAHGAWLGVSVKGRGLVWTEGTEMLYTNWEGHDVASSVLSINSCFWIQSNTGRWKPGSCRNRTHGVICKRPRSAEILTSDVDSHRLPTLIVVMVAGLVLVVLIVGVIYFYRHRTVGSRGSYEGARYSRTNSNSAEQAEKNILVSDMELNEQPE is encoded by the exons CACCTGCCAAGTCTGATGATTTTGCTTTCTACCTTGAGGGCGAGGGCAAGTGCCTGGGGGTGCAGGATCGCTCCCTTGCTCTGTCAGCCGCTTGTGAGGAACCCAACCAGCGCTGGAAATGGGTGACTCGAAGGCGGCTGTTCAATTTGGGCTCCTCCTTGTGCCTGGGTGTGATCGCTAATAACGGCAGCTTGAAGTTGGATAAATTTCCTTTAGGAGTATACACCTGTGATCGCGAACCCCCCAAAGTACGCTGGAGCTGGAACTGTGGCCAAGTGCTGGACAACTTCAACAGCTATTTTCCATCGGATCTACCCTGGAATCTGACAGTAGTCCATTCCAAATGGACTCTACACGCTGGGCTGCAAGATCTGTGCTCCAAAACAAATCAGG AGATCTATACAATTCAGGGGAACTCTAATGGTCGCCCCTGCTACCTGCCCTTCCTTTATGATGGCCAGTGGTTCCACACTTGTACCAGCACTGGCCGTGAAGATGGCCATCTTTGGTGTGCCACCACCTATGACTATGGCAAAGACGAGCTTTGGGGATTCTGTCCTGTCAAGA GTAATGGCTGTGAAACTTTCTGGGATACTGACCCGGTCACAGACAGCTGTTACCAGTTTAACTTCCAGGCAACCCTATCATGGAGTGAGGCTCGGATCAGTTGCCAGCAGCAGGGGGCAGACCTGCTAAGCATCACCAAGCTGCATGAGCAGACCTACATTAATG gTTTACTCACTGGTTACAGTGCTGCTTTGTGGATTGGCCTCAATGACCTGGACATCAGTGGAGGCTGGCAGTGGGCCGACTCCTCACCACTCAAGTATCTCAACTGGGAGCAAG AACAGCCAAATCACGCTGAAGAGAAGAACTGTGCTGTAATAAGAACTGAGTCATCAGGTCGTTGGCAAAACCGCGATTGTTCAGTTGCTCTTCCGTATGTCTGCAAGAAAAGACCCAACGCCACCCTTGACCCCTTCACCACTG ATTCATGGGCAGATGATGAGAAATATGAGTGTGATGTGGGCTGGCAGGCCTTCCAGGCTGGTTGCTATAAGCTTACTTCAGAGAAAACTGACTGGAATACAGCTCAGAAAACGTGCCAGAAAATGGAGGCCAACCTTGTTAGCATCCACACTCTACCTGAGCTGGAGTTCATCATACGTGACCTGAAGAAAG acaCTGAGCAATTGTGGATAGGGCTCCATGACACTGACATGCAAATGGACTTCCAATGGACTGATCACACTCCTGTTATCTTCACCTACTGGCATCCCTTTGAACCCAATAACTTCCGCAACACCCAGGAAGATTGCGTCTCCATGTGGGGACCT GAGGGCCGCTGGGATGACAGCCCTTGTAATCTGACCCTGCCCTCCATCTGCAAGAAACCAGGAACAAAGAGTGATGGGAAGCCACAGCACCAACAGTGTAAAAAG GGCTGGAAGTGGCACAGTCCTGCTTGTTACTGGGTGGGAGAAGAAATGCTCACCTTTGATGGAGCCAGAAAGTTCTGCGAGGACCAAGGAGCCACACTTATTACTATCACTAACAG GTTTGAGCAAGCCTTCGCCAGCAGCCTGGTGTTCGGGCGCTCTGGAGATTCCTTTTGGATTGGTCTCCGTAACAAGGGAAATCACGGTGCTTTCCAGTGGATTACCAATGATGAAGTGTCCTACACCCACTGGAATCGAGACCAGCCAG CCAACATTAGTAGCGGCTGTGTTTCTATGGCGACGGACACAGAACCAGGTCTGTGGGATGTGAGGGAGTGTGCATCATCAAAGGCCAAATTCATCTGCCGTCAGAACCAGAACACATCTGTGAGCCCCGAGCTCCCCGTCCCTCAGCCCACCCCGAGCCTCAGCGGGTCCTGTCCCAGCGGCTGGAAGAGCAACAGCAACCTACGCTACTGTTACAAG GTGTTTCATTTCTCCCAGCTGGAGCAGAAGTTAACTTGGATGCGGGCTCATAATTTCTGCAGGAAACACGGAGCCAACCTGCTGAGTATCAGTGGCCCTGAGGAGGAGCAGTTTGTTCTGCAGATCCTCCATGAGGCTTTTGG GGAGTCAGAGGAACATGAGCAGCACTGGTTCTGGATTGGACTGAATCGCAGGAACCCCATGGACAATGGAAGCTGGAAGTGGAGTGATGGACTAGCT TTAACATACCAGAACTTTGGTCGGTACTACTACAACATACGGCAGTGTGCTGCGGCAGACTTGGGTAGTATGACTTGGCTGGCCATGCACTGTGATTCTGAGTTAGACTGGATTTGCAAGATCCCTAGAG GTAGTGTTGAGAAGGTACCAGAAATCACTGAAG GCACCAGTTCACCTGAATGGATTGGCTTCCGGGAGGCTGAGTATAAGTTTTTTGACCACCGTAGCACCTGGGACCAAGCCAAGAGGATTTGCTCCTGGTTTGATTCCTCATTGGCCTCGGTTCACTCAGCAGAGGAGCAGACGTTCCTGGCCAACACTTTACGCAAG ATGTCAAAGGTGGAAGGTGACCTCTGGTGGCTGGGACTTCACACCTATGAAAATGACGGCCGCTTCCGATGGTCTGATCACTCGGTGTTAAATTATGTGGCCTGGGCCCTTGGCAGGCCGCTCCCAATCAGCCGAGATCGGAAATGCATCTGCATGTCAGCCAACAAAG AGGACTGGGCTGATCAAAAGTGCCACTCTGACCTGCCTTACATCTGTAAGAGAGTGAATGTCACAGGGACCACTCCTCCAACTCCACCATCCCCTCATCCACCATCAGGGTGTCGTGATGGATGGTCTTCCTTTCAGCATAAG TGTTTCAGAGTATTTGATCAGTCAAACCGAGTAACATGGTCCGCAGCCAGGCTAAACTGTGAGAGTCAGGGAGGTGTCCTGGCAGTGATATCCAATCATTTGCAGCAAG CTTTTGTCACCACTTTGCTGAAGAACGCCAGCACTGAACTTTGGGTGGGTCTGACTTCAGACTCTAAAGCAAATTTCAAATGGGCCAAAGCTGGCCTGCTCAGCTACACAAATTGGGCACCTGGCGAGCCTCTCGACAACAGCGGACCACACCAGAACAAGACGCCG GGAAACTGTGTGGTGATGTATCATGAAAACTGGCAGAAGAAAACAGGCATGTGGGCTTCTCGAGCCTGTGAGATGGAAAGTCATGGCTTCATCTGTCAAAGACAACAAG ACCAAGGTCTCCCTCCGGCTCCGGCCCTCATTCCTGCCTCCCTGTCTAAGCCTGTGGAGCTGGGGGGAGTGACGTACCGAGTAGTGAAAAAAAGCCTGGATTGGACTGGTGCTCTGCACCTCTGTGAATCTTTGAATGGGACTCTTGCCAGGGTGAAGGATCCGTTCCAGCAAGGTTACCTCACACTGCTTATAAACGGCTTGCGCCAGCCAGCCTGGACTGGGCTTTACAACTATGGA GGAAGGAGCTTTACCTGGCTGAATAATGAAGATGTCATATATTCAAACTGGAATGATGGAGAGCCTAGTCTGATGGCTGGATGTGGTCACATGACCACCACAGGGCAATGGACTGTGACTCCCTGTGATTCGAGACTGGATGCTGCTATCTGTCAAATGAGTG aTGAGCCTGTGATTCATCAGTGGATCTACCCTGGCATGTGCCCCCAGTCTCTGGGAGAGTGGGCTTGGGTCCCTTTCAGAAACCACTGTTACGCCTTCAATTTGCAGCTGCTTAGACTGCAGGATGATGCACATAGATCCTGCAAAAAAA TCGGAGCAGAACTTCTCTCTATCATGGATGAGACAGAGAATGGATTTGTATGGGAGCACATCCAGAGTTATGCAGAACAGGCACATGGAGCTTGGCTGGGTGTCAGCGTGAAAG GTAGAGGTCTAGTGTGGACCGAGGGCACAGAGATGCTGTATACCAACTGGGAGGGACATGATGTCGCTTCTTCTGTGCTCTCCATCAACTCCTGCTTCTGGATCCAGAGCAACACTGGTCGATGGAAGCCGGGCTCCTGTAGAAATCGCACACACGGAGTCATCTGCAAACGGCCTCGCA GTGCTGAAATCTTAACTTCAGACG TAGATAGTCACCGCCTGCCCACGCTGATTGTTGTTATGGTAGCGGGCCTGGTGCTTGTGGTGCTGATTGTTGGCGTGATCTACTTCTACCGCCACCGAACTGTTGGATCGCGGGGCTCTTATGAAGGGGCCCGCTACAGCCGCACCAACTCCAACAGTGCAGAACAGGCCGAGAAGAATATCTTGGTGTCTGACATGGAGTTGAATGAGCAGCCAGAGTAG